The Methylobacterium sp. PvR107 genome contains a region encoding:
- a CDS encoding DUF1489 family protein: MALHLIKLCVGPASIADLEARQARFLAEALRDGRTAAPFHVTRTLPKRHREITGQGSIYWVIRGTLSCRQAITAIEPLTDADGIPRCRLVFDPRLVPVAPRPYRPFQGWRYLTAGDAPADLGAEASGDLAEMPEALRRELAGLGLL; this comes from the coding sequence GTGGCCCTGCACCTGATCAAGCTCTGCGTCGGACCTGCCTCCATCGCCGATCTCGAGGCGCGGCAGGCCCGGTTCCTGGCGGAGGCCCTCCGGGACGGCCGGACAGCCGCGCCGTTCCACGTCACCCGGACCCTGCCCAAACGGCATCGCGAGATCACCGGACAGGGCTCGATCTACTGGGTGATCCGTGGGACCCTGTCGTGCCGGCAGGCGATCACCGCAATCGAGCCGCTGACCGACGCGGACGGGATCCCGCGCTGCCGGCTGGTCTTCGATCCGCGCCTCGTCCCGGTGGCGCCCCGGCCTTACCGGCCGTTCCAGGGCTGGCGCTACCTGACGGCGGGCGACGCTCCGGCCGATCTCGGGGCGGAGGCCTCGGGCGATCTCGCCGAGATGCCGGAAGCCCTCCGGCGCGAGCTGGCCGGCCTCGGCCTGCTGTGA
- a CDS encoding ABC transporter ATP-binding protein, which produces MDAPRPIIRVRDLVVGFRDRNILKGLSLDIRAGEILGFVGPSGQGKSVLTRTILGLNPKRAGTIEVFGRDVDELTYAERRRMEQRWGVLFQQGALFSALTVKQNIQVPMREHLNLSERLLDEFARLKIEMVGLQPDAADKLPSELSGGMIKRAALARSLALDPEILFLDEPTSGLDPIGAGEFDDLVSTLKETLGLTVFMVTHDLDSLYTACDRIAALGDGQIIAAGTIDEMLASDHPWLRSYFHGKRARTIAMGGTALHA; this is translated from the coding sequence ATGGACGCCCCTCGCCCGATCATCCGCGTGCGCGACCTCGTGGTCGGCTTCCGCGACCGCAACATCCTGAAAGGCCTGAGCCTCGACATCCGGGCCGGCGAGATCCTGGGCTTCGTCGGGCCCTCGGGCCAGGGCAAGTCGGTGCTCACCCGGACCATCCTGGGCCTCAACCCGAAGCGGGCGGGCACCATCGAGGTGTTCGGCCGCGACGTCGACGAACTGACCTACGCGGAGCGGCGCCGGATGGAGCAGCGCTGGGGCGTGCTGTTCCAGCAGGGCGCCCTGTTCTCGGCGCTCACCGTCAAGCAGAACATCCAGGTGCCGATGCGCGAGCACCTGAACCTGTCCGAGCGCCTGCTCGACGAGTTCGCCCGGCTCAAGATCGAGATGGTCGGCCTGCAGCCGGACGCCGCCGACAAGCTGCCCTCGGAACTGTCGGGCGGCATGATCAAGCGGGCGGCTTTGGCCCGCTCCCTGGCGCTCGACCCCGAGATCCTGTTCCTCGACGAGCCGACCTCGGGTCTCGACCCGATCGGCGCGGGCGAGTTCGACGACCTCGTCTCGACCCTCAAGGAGACGCTGGGCTTGACCGTCTTCATGGTCACCCACGACCTCGACAGCCTCTACACCGCCTGCGACCGCATCGCCGCGCTCGGCGACGGCCAGATCATCGCGGCCGGGACCATCGACGAGATGCTGGCGAGCGACCATCCCTGGCTGCGCTCGTACTTCCACGGCAAGCGCGCCCGGACCATCGCCATGGGCGGCACGGCCCTGCATGCCTGA
- a CDS encoding Hpt domain-containing protein, which yields MQAIDRAALAAQTGSDADLAREVLDLFAGQCRSILPRLTDPALPRDQRADLAHTLKGSAAGVGAVQVRTLADTAETQLRSGTGPVSLGALTDAVAAALSEIAVART from the coding sequence ATGCAGGCCATCGACCGTGCGGCCCTCGCTGCGCAGACCGGCAGCGACGCCGATCTCGCCCGGGAGGTTCTGGACCTGTTCGCCGGCCAGTGCCGGTCGATCCTGCCGCGCCTGACCGATCCTGCCCTGCCGCGGGACCAGCGCGCCGACCTCGCGCATACGCTCAAGGGCTCGGCCGCCGGGGTTGGAGCGGTTCAGGTGCGCACGCTGGCCGACACCGCCGAGACGCAGCTGCGGTCCGGCACCGGACCCGTCTCCCTCGGCGCCCTCACGGACGCGGTCGCGGCGGCGCTATCCGAGATCGCGGTCGCGCGGACCTGA
- a CDS encoding helix-turn-helix domain-containing protein, translated as MQDQAERPERGRGRDLLTGAQVLSGQLGKTIQRLRKAYNLSLSELAEQSGVAKSIISQIERNETNPTLATIWRLSQALDVSIERVLAAGDEEPFIEKTSRADTPILVSEDGKVRLAIIGWLKTIEWLQWYEVTADPGGVLDSDPHQRGSVESLSVSEGAFEVEIGGVVQRARAGETLRYRCDRPHLVRCAEGPARATMVVILKAAVME; from the coding sequence ATGCAGGACCAAGCGGAACGGCCCGAACGGGGGCGCGGGCGCGACCTGCTGACCGGGGCGCAGGTCCTCTCAGGGCAGCTCGGCAAGACCATCCAGCGGCTGCGGAAGGCCTACAATCTCTCGCTCTCGGAACTCGCCGAGCAGTCGGGCGTGGCCAAGTCGATCATCAGCCAGATCGAGCGCAACGAGACCAACCCGACGCTGGCGACGATCTGGCGCCTGTCCCAGGCCCTCGACGTGTCCATCGAGCGGGTTCTGGCGGCCGGCGACGAGGAGCCGTTCATCGAGAAGACCTCGCGGGCGGACACGCCGATTCTGGTCTCCGAGGACGGCAAGGTCCGGCTGGCGATCATCGGCTGGCTCAAGACGATCGAGTGGCTGCAATGGTACGAGGTCACGGCCGATCCCGGCGGGGTCCTCGACTCGGACCCGCACCAGCGGGGCTCGGTGGAATCGCTGTCGGTGTCGGAGGGGGCGTTCGAGGTCGAGATCGGCGGCGTCGTGCAGCGCGCGCGGGCCGGCGAGACCCTGCGCTACCGCTGTGACCGGCCCCACCTCGTGCGCTGCGCCGAGGGGCCGGCCCGCGCCACGATGGTGGTGATCCTCAAGGCCGCCGTGATGGAGTGA
- a CDS encoding MFS transporter has product MLRPSGPARLSLLYAVVFTEIGIAMPFMPVWLDALGLDAAVIGVLLALPIGTRIVATAPLMSLLDRGLGPRRLIMLGSLAVGLTYALMPAAAGFGWPCLAGLVVLNAVAGAPLVPCIDYLTLAAVRRDARLAYSRIRMAGSVAFLLANLAGGLLLTALGGRLAVPLLLTGLALSASLVAWRSRSVAGLPQAPEGAGRPRLPLTLWLCIGAAAAIQASHGAIYGFGSIYWTSQGIPAAWVGSLWATGVLAEIVLFAAMPALPASWRSPVRLLALGATAAILRAIGMFLLGDRLAALVPLQCLHGLTFGATQLGAMAAVSAYAPDGARGRAQGTLSAVNAGISVGATLVSGLAYRAGGPLAFLLMAPLAAAGLGLAFASGRAARRAR; this is encoded by the coding sequence TTGCTCCGCCCGTCCGGCCCGGCGCGCCTGTCGCTGCTCTACGCCGTCGTCTTCACCGAGATCGGCATCGCGATGCCGTTCATGCCCGTCTGGCTCGACGCGCTCGGCCTCGACGCCGCGGTGATCGGCGTGCTGCTCGCCCTGCCGATCGGCACGCGGATCGTGGCCACGGCCCCGCTCATGAGCCTGCTCGACCGCGGCCTCGGGCCGCGCCGGCTGATCATGCTGGGTAGCCTCGCGGTCGGCCTGACCTACGCGCTGATGCCCGCCGCCGCGGGGTTCGGCTGGCCCTGCCTAGCCGGGCTGGTGGTGCTCAACGCCGTGGCCGGCGCGCCGCTCGTGCCCTGCATCGACTACCTGACGCTGGCGGCCGTCCGCCGCGATGCCCGCCTCGCCTATTCGCGGATCCGGATGGCGGGCTCGGTCGCCTTCCTGCTGGCGAACCTCGCGGGCGGGCTGCTGCTCACGGCGCTGGGCGGCCGGCTCGCGGTGCCGCTGCTGCTCACCGGCCTCGCCCTGTCGGCCTCCCTGGTGGCCTGGCGCAGCCGCTCGGTGGCGGGCCTGCCCCAGGCGCCGGAGGGTGCCGGACGGCCGCGTCTCCCGCTCACGTTGTGGCTGTGCATCGGCGCGGCCGCTGCCATCCAGGCGAGCCACGGCGCGATCTATGGGTTCGGCAGCATCTACTGGACGAGCCAGGGCATCCCGGCGGCCTGGGTCGGATCGCTCTGGGCGACCGGCGTGCTCGCCGAGATCGTGCTGTTCGCCGCCATGCCGGCCTTGCCCGCGTCGTGGCGCAGCCCGGTGCGGCTCCTCGCCCTGGGCGCGACCGCCGCGATCCTGCGGGCGATCGGCATGTTCCTCCTCGGCGACCGCCTCGCCGCCCTGGTGCCGCTCCAGTGCCTGCACGGCCTGACCTTCGGGGCGACGCAGCTCGGGGCCATGGCGGCGGTCTCGGCCTACGCCCCGGACGGCGCCCGCGGGCGGGCGCAGGGTACGCTCAGCGCGGTCAATGCCGGGATCTCGGTGGGGGCGACCCTTGTCAGCGGCCTCGCTTACCGGGCCGGCGGTCCCCTCGCCTTCCTGCTGATGGCGCCGTTGGCTGCGGCGGGCCTCGGGCTCGCCTTCGCATCCGGACGGGCGGCCCGTCGCGCAAGGTGA
- a CDS encoding ABC-type transport auxiliary lipoprotein family protein, with protein sequence MVRSSHIAAAALLAALLGGCGGGAVPLTFDLEALPPTGRPVMAGRSIAVSEPVGIQPFEADRIIVRENGGALSFLGGGQWADRLPRLIQTRIIQSLENSGRLRSVSRPGDKVVADYQLISEIRAFDVQAGTGEAVVDLSFKLVADGTGKVTAARIFTARVPVAKIDAGNGARALDKALVTVLADVVRWVNTGR encoded by the coding sequence ATGGTCCGCTCGTCCCACATTGCCGCCGCTGCTCTGCTCGCCGCCCTTCTGGGCGGCTGCGGTGGCGGCGCGGTGCCCCTCACCTTCGACCTCGAGGCGCTGCCGCCGACGGGGCGGCCCGTCATGGCGGGCCGCTCGATCGCGGTGTCCGAACCCGTGGGGATTCAGCCCTTCGAGGCCGACCGGATCATCGTGCGCGAGAACGGCGGCGCGCTCTCCTTCCTGGGCGGCGGCCAGTGGGCCGACCGGCTGCCGCGCCTGATCCAGACGCGGATCATCCAGAGCCTGGAGAATTCCGGGCGGCTGCGCTCGGTGAGCCGGCCGGGCGACAAGGTCGTGGCCGATTATCAGCTGATCAGCGAGATCCGCGCCTTCGACGTCCAGGCCGGGACCGGCGAGGCGGTGGTCGATTTGTCGTTCAAGCTCGTGGCCGACGGCACCGGCAAGGTGACGGCCGCGCGGATCTTCACGGCCCGGGTGCCGGTGGCCAAGATCGATGCCGGTAACGGCGCCCGCGCCCTCGATAAGGCGCTGGTGACCGTGCTCGCCGACGTGGTGCGCTGGGTGAATACGGGGCGCTGA
- a CDS encoding ABC transporter permease, with protein sequence MRVLLSEGIVAGAGLRDRPADGRLALDGRWTADQAPTVEATAARIAAAGRAGPLTLDLSGIERLDTLGAWVLERTRAEIEQAGSTLTYLGVRPEHRTLLGEVRLREADAPPPRRHGPVVGLLDATGRQTVRGGQEFVTALAFLGELIAACGRVALRPGTFRGNALINQVQQVALNGTPIIVLISFLVGGIVAQQGIFQLQRFGAQTFVVNLIGLLILREMGVLLTSIMVAGRSGSAITAEIGSMRMREEVDALRVMGLDPVEILIVPRVLALIIGLPMLTLIGDLSALAGGGLTAMLYGGLTLDQFLARLQAAVGVHHVMVGLIKAPFMALTIGVIATIEGFAVEGSAESLGRHVTASVVKSIFMVIVLDGLFAVFFAAIDF encoded by the coding sequence GTGAGGGTCTTGCTGAGCGAGGGCATCGTTGCCGGCGCCGGGCTGCGGGACCGGCCGGCCGACGGCCGGCTGGCGCTCGACGGCCGCTGGACCGCCGACCAGGCACCGACCGTCGAGGCAACGGCCGCGCGCATCGCGGCGGCCGGCCGCGCCGGTCCGTTGACTCTCGACCTGTCGGGGATCGAGCGGCTGGACACGCTCGGCGCCTGGGTGCTGGAGCGGACCCGCGCCGAGATCGAGCAGGCGGGCAGCACCCTGACCTATCTCGGCGTCCGGCCGGAGCACCGCACCCTGCTCGGCGAGGTCCGGTTGCGGGAGGCCGACGCCCCGCCGCCGCGGCGGCACGGCCCGGTCGTCGGCCTGCTCGACGCCACCGGGCGCCAGACCGTGCGCGGGGGCCAGGAATTCGTAACCGCCCTCGCCTTCCTGGGCGAGCTGATCGCCGCCTGCGGGCGCGTCGCCCTGCGGCCCGGCACGTTCCGCGGCAACGCCCTGATCAATCAGGTCCAGCAGGTGGCGCTCAACGGGACGCCGATCATCGTGCTGATCTCGTTCCTGGTGGGTGGCATCGTCGCCCAGCAGGGCATCTTCCAGCTCCAGCGCTTTGGCGCCCAGACCTTCGTGGTCAACCTGATCGGCCTCCTGATCCTGCGCGAGATGGGCGTGCTGCTCACCTCGATCATGGTGGCGGGCCGCTCCGGCTCGGCGATCACCGCCGAGATCGGCTCCATGCGCATGCGCGAGGAGGTCGATGCGCTCCGGGTCATGGGCCTCGACCCCGTCGAGATCCTGATCGTGCCGCGCGTGCTCGCCCTGATCATCGGCCTGCCGATGCTGACGCTGATCGGCGACCTCTCGGCGCTCGCGGGCGGCGGCCTCACCGCGATGCTCTACGGCGGGCTGACGCTCGACCAGTTCCTCGCCCGGCTCCAGGCGGCGGTCGGCGTGCACCACGTGATGGTCGGCCTGATCAAGGCGCCGTTCATGGCGCTGACCATCGGGGTGATCGCCACGATCGAGGGGTTCGCCGTGGAAGGCTCGGCGGAGTCGCTGGGCCGCCACGTCACGGCCTCGGTGGTGAAGTCCATCTTCATGGTCATCGTCCTCGATGGCCTGTTCGCGGTCTTCTTCGCCGCGATCGATTTTTGA
- a CDS encoding 2Fe-2S iron-sulfur cluster-binding protein, giving the protein MPKITYVDHAGTERTVEGSVGATVMETALRNNVPGIDAECGGACACATCHVYVADAWIETVGKAQDMEQDMLDFASDVRENSRLSCQIKITPALDGLVVTTPSQQG; this is encoded by the coding sequence ATGCCCAAGATCACCTACGTCGACCACGCCGGGACGGAGCGGACCGTCGAAGGCAGTGTCGGCGCGACCGTGATGGAGACGGCGCTGCGCAACAACGTCCCGGGCATCGATGCGGAGTGCGGCGGCGCCTGCGCCTGCGCCACCTGCCACGTCTACGTCGCCGACGCGTGGATCGAGACGGTCGGCAAGGCGCAGGACATGGAGCAGGACATGCTCGACTTCGCCAGCGACGTGCGCGAGAATTCCCGCCTGTCGTGCCAGATCAAGATCACGCCGGCGCTCGACGGCCTCGTGGTGACGACGCCCTCCCAGCAGGGCTGA
- a CDS encoding MlaD family protein: protein METRANYALIGAFTIAVILAGFGTVLWLSGGSSRQVSQTVRIVFSGSVGGLSRGSSVNFNGIKVGEVTDIRLAPQDPRRVLAQIKVEPATPLRADTRARLDSAMLTGVSVISLSGGNADAPVLTPMANGEPPTIFADSSDMQDMMALARQVAQRADDMLGRLDRLVSANEGAINRSLTNVETFSKTLADAGPNISALVKAVDGVKLGHVIDNADRFSAALSKASPDIEAGLHDARSLAAKLNASADKIDAVLNGAQGFLGSASGQEGSSTFAEIRAAAISVRDAGKAFRTMSENLDKRTASISTSFGRLSGTGRREVEALSGDGQRTLSTLNRTVRSLERDPSQVIFGGKPSLPEYNGGR, encoded by the coding sequence ATGGAAACCCGCGCGAACTACGCCCTCATCGGGGCCTTCACCATCGCCGTGATCCTGGCGGGCTTCGGCACCGTGCTGTGGCTCTCCGGCGGCTCCTCGCGGCAGGTCAGCCAGACCGTCCGCATCGTCTTCTCGGGCTCGGTCGGCGGCCTGTCCCGCGGCTCGAGCGTGAACTTCAACGGCATCAAGGTCGGCGAGGTCACCGACATTCGCCTCGCGCCGCAGGATCCGCGCCGGGTGCTCGCCCAGATCAAGGTCGAGCCCGCGACCCCGCTCCGAGCCGACACGCGCGCCCGCCTGGACTCGGCGATGCTGACCGGCGTCTCGGTGATCTCGCTCTCCGGCGGCAATGCCGACGCGCCGGTGCTGACGCCGATGGCCAACGGCGAGCCGCCGACGATCTTCGCCGATTCCTCCGACATGCAGGACATGATGGCGCTGGCCCGCCAGGTCGCGCAGCGGGCCGACGACATGCTGGGCCGCCTCGACCGGCTCGTCTCCGCCAACGAGGGCGCGATCAACCGCTCGCTCACCAATGTCGAGACGTTCTCGAAGACGCTGGCCGATGCCGGCCCGAACATCTCGGCGCTGGTCAAGGCGGTGGACGGGGTCAAGCTCGGCCACGTGATCGACAACGCCGACCGCTTCTCGGCGGCCCTGTCCAAGGCCAGCCCAGACATCGAGGCGGGCCTGCACGACGCCCGCTCGCTCGCCGCCAAGCTGAACGCCTCGGCCGACAAGATCGACGCGGTGCTCAACGGCGCGCAGGGCTTCCTGGGGTCCGCCTCCGGCCAGGAGGGCTCGAGCACCTTCGCGGAGATCCGCGCCGCCGCGATCTCGGTGCGCGACGCCGGCAAGGCGTTCCGGACCATGTCGGAGAACCTCGACAAGCGCACCGCCAGCATCTCGACGAGTTTCGGCCGCCTGAGCGGCACCGGCCGCCGGGAGGTCGAGGCCCTCTCGGGCGACGGACAGCGGACGCTGAGCACGCTCAACCGCACAGTGCGCAGCCTGGAGCGCGACCCGAGCCAGGTGATCTTCGGCGGCAAGCCATCGTTGCCGGAATACAACGGCGGCCGCTGA